The genomic region TAGATAGGGCGATGCGAAAGTGCATCGCCCTGTCTTCAATGCCCGTCGATCCCGGGGGAGCAGTGTTCCAGGCCTCGATTATGGCCCCCTCCTCCGCCATTTCGCGGTCGAGGTGGGCTAAGGTCCATCTGGGAAACAGTCCTCGACCTCCCCCAGTCTGCCTTTGGGAGGCCGGGAGTGacgcggagactctccaccgaaTATATCGGTGGTCAGACAGAGTCTCTACTTCCTCAAGGACACGCCAGTCCCGGGTacgtgaggcgatggcaggggtagcgaatgTAATGtccactattgaccccccctgcTGTCGCACACAGGTGTTGACGCGTCCTCGgttgagtaataataataataataataaaaatcctttattgccatacactattgctaaTACAAGGACATAAATATTGAGTAGGACCAGGCCAaccatggcagcccagttctGTAGCTCAACCCCCCTCAGGTCTGTGATGGGCGATCCCCACGCGGCGGACTTTGCGTTGAGATCTCCCATCAAGATAACCTGGGCTggggccgcacctctcaccactggctccaACATTCTGAGGTATGACTCAAAGTCGGACAGAGGTCtgtttggggagaagtatactccaatAAGTATCAACTCCCCCCATCCGACAGCAACGAACCCTGGTCCGTTGCGTATTGGAACCAGTGGAACCCCGTGTCCCGGCACCACGATGGCCACCGAGCCCTCAGTATCCCCAGCCCAGTTTGGTTGGGGGGGGGATAAAGTAGGGCTCAGCGGCTGTCACCACTTTaatctgccactccgccatgtgCTGCATCAGGAGATCCTGCGCACGGGCAGAGTGGTTAAGATTTGCCAGGAGGAAGTCGTTATGGCGTTCTGGCATTAAGCGTCCATTTCGATGTCCTCCGGTTCAGTCTCCTGTTGCCCATTGCCTGTGTCAGGGGCCCGGGTCAAAGGGGCCTCTTTACCCTTTGTAGGGGGTGGAGAGCACTTCAGCCCCCCCATGACATGCCCAGCTTTCCTACCCAACTGCGTGCAGACTGCACACTTCGGGTCAGCTgagcacgaggccgccttgtgcccATCCTTAccacatctgaagcacaaagtgctTCGGTCGGCAGGTGACgggcagagagcccttgtgtgacccacccccatgcacttaaagcagcgcatcgggataggttccaCAAGGGTAATACGGGCCGCAGACCACCCAACGACTAACCGTCCTGCCGCAATGAGCAGCTTTGCTGCGGGCACCGGGCATCGGACAAGGGATGAACCAGTCCCACTTGGTCCCATTCGAATGGCGCCAACCCTCACCTGCTCCGGTGGGACGTTTCCCTTCTCTGCCGCCACTCGCTGGACTTCTTCGGGAGTGACCGACTCGTCGAGCCCGACCAGCCGAAGTTCGGCAGTTTTCATGGGCCGGGACACCGTCACCCACTCGCCAACGAGGCCTTGCAGTTTCCCGGCCAGCTCATCCGCGGCCTTTGCACTGCCGGCTCCTGGGACCTCAATAATTCGAGCCCCGGTGGCGGATTTGCGGACCCGCACGTGATTTACCCCGACCTCCGAAAGGGCAAAGCCAGAAGTGGCTGCCTTCATGACCGTCGCATAACTTTGTGTTGCGACGGCTTCTGGCCTCAGGGTAATGACGACTGCCGAGGACTTGGGCGAGGTCAATTTACCCTTCCGGGTAGCCGGCGGAGACTTAGCAGGTGCGTGGGCTGGGACGGTAGCTTTGCGCCCAGCGGCCTTCTTGGACTTGGCCTTGGCCTTCCTCCCGACTACTTCAGACCAGGCTGGTGGAGTCGGAGCCGTTGTCCTAGCGGTCTCGGTCTCATGTGGCGCTTCCTTACGCAGGGGGCGCTACCCTCTGCCTGTGGTGCAGGTGCAGGCTTGGTTGCCTTAGATCTTTTGGGTCTTCCCGTTGGCTGCGTCGTCGCTGGGCGAGCTGGCGATGGGCCCGCGGAAGGCTCGTCGGTAGGGCGGTGGTCTACTTTTCCCCGCTTCTTGTCTGCAGCAAGTGGGGGCCTCAATATGGGCTCCTGAGGCAGCCGCTTTTCCAGCTGTTTGAGGCGCTCGTTAACCATCCCTCCAATCGACACAAAGAGATCCCTTTTAAGGGTTTCAAGCAT from Pararge aegeria chromosome 26, ilParAegt1.1, whole genome shotgun sequence harbors:
- the LOC120634981 gene encoding transcriptional regulatory protein AlgP-like, whose amino-acid sequence is MDVESLVDSDSEEADRELEALVGPWKGIGAAQKRPREVVDEEEGEPSEKAVAVEPEVEAKLWSKTGRGADAERGRRLPSTQSRPQTADEELRERSPILSHIDYALSRDELIDRARSAVSSIMSETQKSGNLKGGIRGEINRATKIIYSAMDSLQAMTADEEARRLRADNRRMRQEMAVLRAEVKALRTSFSAREKSPAPMRQPDLDVDPQASPALGEMLETLKRDLFVSIGGMVNERLKQLEKRLPQEPILRPPLAADKKRGKVDHRPTDEPSAGPSPARPATTQPTGRPKRSKATKPAPAPQAEAWSEVVGRKAKAKSKKAAGRKATVPAHAPAKSPPATRKGKLTSPKSSAVVITLRPEAVATQSYATVMKAATSGFALSEVGVNHVRVRKSATGARIIEVPGAGSAKAADELAGKLQGLVGEWVTVSRPMKTAELRLVGLDESVTPEEVQRVAAEKGNVPPEQVRVGAIRMGPSGTGSSLVRCPVPAAKLLIAAGRCGKDGHKAASCSADPKCAVCTQLGRKAGHVMGGLKCSPPPTKGKEAPLTRAPDTGNGQQETEPEDIEMDA